In Clostridium swellfunianum, a genomic segment contains:
- a CDS encoding APC family permease, whose amino-acid sequence MSNNQNGKLGLLDSSTILIGGMIGSAIFSLSGMTILNAGPASILSWIIAAVILFAYGLQTAELSSIYPRSGGIFVFPAKSLGKNERQGRIWGWISAWAYLFGCWAGAAFSAIYVSIYLGVGFPALGKYQIPLAIAAVVVCGLLNLVNISITGKANTILTIGLAATMLIFIVIALFSGKWDAGMLSPFFTQGVEGTWGFMSAIPIAMVAYGSIVAVAFMVGEIKDPNKTVPKAMTIAMVVVVTLYILVILSVLGLISSQFLQKNPGMAYIPLYAAAFTKLQAIPWLAKLISISAVLALITTILVVMTLSARALQASAESGILPKFLAKNNEKTGVPVNAQIIVILIVGIISAFPSFTNLIVNLGSLCNAVVVAIVCLTVVAARKKNPSAQGFKAPGGNILPVITLIVIIAAYIPGILSGGWKLWAWTAGYFLIGMIIYFISTRKLDS is encoded by the coding sequence ATGTCAAACAATCAAAACGGCAAACTAGGATTACTAGACAGTTCAACTATTCTTATCGGCGGTATGATAGGAAGCGCAATTTTTTCTCTTTCAGGTATGACAATTTTAAATGCTGGTCCTGCTTCAATTTTATCTTGGATTATTGCAGCTGTAATTTTATTTGCTTACGGTCTTCAAACAGCTGAACTTTCATCTATTTATCCGCGTTCAGGAGGCATATTTGTATTTCCAGCAAAGTCACTAGGCAAAAATGAAAGGCAAGGCAGAATATGGGGTTGGATTTCAGCTTGGGCGTATCTTTTTGGGTGCTGGGCAGGAGCTGCTTTTTCAGCAATTTATGTAAGTATTTATCTTGGTGTTGGTTTCCCAGCTCTAGGAAAATATCAAATACCTCTTGCTATAGCTGCAGTTGTTGTGTGTGGATTACTAAACCTGGTGAATATATCTATTACAGGTAAAGCTAATACAATACTTACAATCGGTCTTGCTGCCACAATGCTTATATTTATTGTTATTGCGTTGTTCAGTGGCAAATGGGATGCAGGAATGCTAAGTCCATTCTTTACTCAGGGGGTTGAAGGTACGTGGGGATTCATGAGTGCTATTCCAATTGCGATGGTAGCTTATGGCTCAATAGTAGCTGTTGCATTTATGGTAGGAGAGATTAAAGATCCTAACAAGACAGTTCCTAAAGCTATGACAATAGCTATGGTTGTTGTTGTTACACTTTATATTCTAGTTATACTTTCAGTATTAGGACTTATTTCCTCGCAGTTCTTGCAAAAAAATCCTGGCATGGCTTATATCCCGCTATATGCTGCTGCATTTACAAAACTGCAGGCTATTCCATGGTTAGCAAAGCTTATATCAATATCAGCTGTTTTGGCACTCATAACAACAATTCTTGTAGTTATGACTTTATCAGCTCGTGCTCTTCAAGCATCTGCTGAAAGCGGAATTCTACCTAAGTTCCTTGCGAAGAACAATGAAAAAACAGGTGTTCCAGTAAATGCTCAAATAATTGTCATACTTATTGTTGGAATAATTTCTGCGTTTCCAAGCTTTACTAATTTAATCGTAAATCTTGGTTCTTTATGTAATGCAGTAGTAGTTGCAATAGTTTGTTTAACTGTTGTTGCGGCTCGCAAGAAAAATCCATCGGCACAAGGCTTTAAAGCTCCTGGTGGGAACATTCTTCCTGTTATAACTTTAATCGTTATCATAGCTGCATATATTCCTGGCATTCTTAGTGGAGGCTGGAAGCTTTGGGCGTGGACAGCTGGATACTTCTTAATTGGCATGATTATTTACTTTATTAGCACAAGAAAACTAGATTCATAA
- a CDS encoding sugar-binding transcriptional regulator, which yields MQDINIRNEYTKVAYYYYKLGMTQDEIAKKMSTSRQRVNRILKKCLETGIVKIVIQEYDNQNVDLEIELETLLGLNEMIIVNNADGEINEFLGAAASSYLERVLKANDIIGFSRGRALSSLVQNLRPMDKKNLTVTQLVGGLNADESHINSDYIVAHSSEVLNAKPCFMYAPIILENKKLRDSLMNESFFSSVYDVMKSCTIAIVGIGDMSDKSNFVQKNFISKSESYILQSKNAVGEICTHYFDVNGKIIDSGLNDRVLSIDLQSYKSIPIRIGVGCGPEKLSSILGAARGELINVLITDFKTAQALSEML from the coding sequence GTGCAAGATATAAATATAAGAAATGAGTATACAAAGGTTGCCTACTACTATTACAAGTTAGGAATGACTCAAGATGAGATTGCAAAAAAAATGTCCACGTCTAGGCAAAGAGTTAATAGAATTCTTAAAAAGTGTCTTGAAACAGGAATTGTAAAAATCGTTATACAAGAATATGATAATCAAAATGTGGATTTGGAAATTGAATTAGAAACCCTTTTAGGGCTAAATGAGATGATTATTGTAAATAATGCTGATGGTGAAATCAACGAATTCCTTGGAGCTGCAGCTTCCTCCTACCTTGAACGCGTCTTAAAGGCTAATGATATAATTGGCTTCTCCAGGGGAAGAGCTTTGTCTTCTCTAGTACAAAATCTTCGACCAATGGATAAAAAGAATCTTACAGTCACACAACTCGTTGGCGGACTTAATGCTGATGAATCCCATATTAATTCAGATTATATTGTGGCTCACTCCTCAGAAGTTCTAAATGCAAAGCCATGTTTTATGTATGCTCCTATTATTTTAGAAAACAAAAAGCTCCGTGATTCTCTAATGAATGAAAGCTTTTTTTCTAGCGTATACGATGTCATGAAGTCTTGTACTATAGCAATTGTTGGTATTGGAGATATGTCTGATAAATCTAACTTTGTGCAAAAAAATTTCATATCGAAATCAGAATCCTATATTCTTCAGAGTAAAAATGCAGTAGGGGAGATATGTACACATTATTTTGATGTAAACGGAAAAATAATTGATAGCGGTTTAAATGACCGAGTGTTATCCATAGATTTGCAAAGCTATAAGAGCATTCCTATTCGTATTGGGGTTGGCTGTGGCCCAGAAAAGCTTTCTTCCATACTTGGCGCCGCACGAGGAGAACTAATAAATGTACTTATAACAGACTTTAAAACAGCACAAGCTCTATCTGAAATGTTATAG
- a CDS encoding zinc-dependent alcohol dehydrogenase, whose translation MSNTYRVAIITDEKKIEITEKELKLPEGSQVLIKVDSCAICTLEQRIFNGVMKRYPFAGGHEASGTVVAVGSKVKSLKAGDKVAARLLTSCGECYYCRSGHENQCVISFIANIHEGVGGPGGFSEYMMIDAKALYKMADDLDLTYAALSEPLACCVHSINNADIELGDDVVVIGVGIMGAFHIQLAKLKGARVIACEVDEDRLEIARKMGADILINSKEVNAADKVKEFTDGRGADVVFCTAAIPQLAADSIQMTGKTGRVIMYSSFHPNKPVELNVNNVHSTEMNITGAVNANTRDFLAATRLLSYKMIDPSLLVSDIVPLENIEYAFEQAIDPKTYRIIVKM comes from the coding sequence ATGTCTAACACATATAGAGTTGCAATTATAACTGATGAGAAGAAAATAGAAATCACTGAAAAGGAACTTAAGCTGCCTGAAGGCAGCCAGGTTCTCATAAAGGTAGACAGCTGTGCTATTTGTACACTTGAGCAGAGGATATTTAACGGTGTTATGAAACGTTATCCTTTTGCTGGTGGTCACGAGGCTTCAGGTACAGTAGTTGCAGTTGGCAGCAAGGTAAAAAGTCTTAAGGCAGGAGATAAAGTTGCAGCAAGACTCTTAACAAGTTGTGGAGAATGTTATTACTGCAGAAGTGGACATGAAAATCAATGTGTTATATCCTTTATAGCGAATATCCATGAAGGAGTAGGAGGACCTGGTGGCTTTTCAGAATATATGATGATTGATGCAAAAGCTCTTTATAAGATGGCTGATGATTTGGATTTAACTTATGCAGCATTATCTGAACCATTAGCCTGCTGTGTACACAGCATTAACAATGCAGATATAGAACTTGGTGATGATGTAGTTGTTATAGGAGTTGGAATCATGGGAGCTTTTCATATTCAGCTGGCCAAACTTAAAGGTGCACGTGTTATAGCCTGTGAAGTTGATGAAGACAGATTGGAAATAGCAAGAAAAATGGGTGCAGATATCTTGATTAATTCTAAAGAAGTTAATGCAGCTGATAAGGTTAAAGAGTTTACAGATGGTAGGGGAGCTGATGTTGTATTCTGTACGGCTGCTATACCGCAATTAGCTGCAGATAGTATTCAAATGACTGGAAAGACAGGGCGCGTTATAATGTACTCTTCCTTCCATCCCAATAAGCCTGTTGAGTTAAACGTTAACAATGTGCATTCTACAGAAATGAATATTACGGGAGCTGTAAATGCAAACACACGTGATTTCTTAGCTGCGACAAGATTGCTTTCATACAAGATGATAGATCCATCACTGCTTGTTTCAGACATTGTGCCTCTTGAAAATATTGAATATGCTTTCGAGCAGGCAATAGATCCAAAAACCTATCGTATTATAGTTAAAATGTAG
- a CDS encoding class I fructose-bisphosphate aldolase, giving the protein MANKVHRLNHVFREDKRTFIMAMDHGNGFNVLPAMKYPGKIISEVARAGADAFLATVGLAEKFADDFHGKGIILRLDGGSSFLGSKDKPLQAVVNVEDAIRLGADSVISMGFPGSKWEDQTLKNLSRNILDCNKWGIPLTAEMLPRGFEGGEDSRTPANITFVCRMGAEMGADIIKTEYTGDPESFKELCESVYVPVVILGGSKKVSEEKLLTEIKEALSAGGAGIAMGRNIWNHENPARYASAIARLIHEDCSVESALKELNKKF; this is encoded by the coding sequence ATGGCAAACAAAGTACATCGTCTAAATCACGTATTCAGAGAGGATAAGAGAACATTTATCATGGCTATGGACCATGGAAACGGCTTTAATGTACTTCCTGCAATGAAGTATCCAGGAAAGATAATAAGCGAGGTAGCAAGAGCAGGAGCAGATGCATTTTTAGCAACAGTTGGACTTGCGGAAAAATTCGCTGATGATTTTCATGGCAAGGGCATTATTTTAAGACTTGACGGTGGTTCATCATTTTTAGGTTCTAAAGATAAGCCTCTTCAAGCTGTAGTAAATGTAGAAGATGCAATTAGGCTTGGAGCAGACTCCGTAATAAGTATGGGGTTTCCTGGCTCTAAGTGGGAAGATCAAACCTTAAAGAATTTATCTAGAAATATTCTTGACTGCAACAAATGGGGAATTCCTCTAACTGCAGAGATGCTTCCAAGAGGCTTTGAAGGCGGAGAAGATTCACGTACTCCAGCTAATATAACCTTTGTATGTCGCATGGGTGCGGAAATGGGGGCTGATATCATAAAGACTGAATATACTGGCGATCCTGAAAGTTTTAAGGAACTCTGTGAGAGTGTATATGTTCCGGTAGTTATATTAGGAGGCAGTAAAAAGGTATCAGAAGAAAAGCTTCTTACCGAGATTAAGGAAGCCCTTAGTGCAGGTGGAGCGGGAATCGCAATGGGGAGAAACATATGGAATCATGAGAATCCTGCTCGATATGCCAGTGCAATAGCTAGACTTATTCATGAAGACTGTAGCGTTGAATCAGCTTTAAAGGAATTAAATAAAAAATTCTAG